In the genome of Tannockella kyphosi, one region contains:
- the cysD gene encoding sulfate adenylyltransferase subunit CysD yields MEKLTYLDQLEAEAIYIIREVVSECQNPAMLYSIGKDSSVMLHLALKAFYPEKPPFPFLHIDTTWKFKEMISFKDKRANELGIKMYTYRNEEGVSKNINPFDHGKSYTDIMKTEALKKGLDHYGFDAAICGGRRDEEKSRAKERIISHRSAQHTWNPQNQRPEMWKLYNMEINQGESLRVFPLSNWTEKDIWQYIARENIEIVPLYFAKERPYVEREGNIICVDDDRMKLLPNEELKVGSIRFRTLGCYPLTGGCVSHASTLNEIINETLGAVCSERSTRVIDSEEVGSMERRKREGYF; encoded by the coding sequence GTGGAAAAATTAACATATTTGGATCAATTAGAAGCAGAAGCGATTTATATTATTAGAGAAGTAGTGTCAGAATGTCAAAATCCTGCAATGTTATATTCTATAGGTAAGGATAGTAGTGTAATGTTACACTTGGCATTAAAAGCGTTTTATCCTGAAAAACCACCATTTCCTTTTTTACATATTGACACAACGTGGAAATTTAAAGAAATGATTTCATTCAAAGATAAAAGAGCAAATGAATTAGGTATCAAAATGTATACGTATCGTAACGAAGAAGGTGTATCTAAAAATATCAATCCCTTTGATCATGGTAAGTCATATACAGATATCATGAAAACAGAAGCATTAAAAAAAGGGTTAGATCATTATGGTTTTGATGCTGCTATATGTGGTGGTCGTAGAGATGAAGAAAAATCTAGAGCAAAAGAACGTATTATCTCACATCGTAGTGCTCAACATACGTGGAACCCACAAAATCAAAGACCTGAAATGTGGAAATTATATAACATGGAAATAAATCAAGGAGAAAGCTTGAGGGTATTTCCTTTATCCAATTGGACAGAAAAAGATATTTGGCAATATATTGCTAGAGAAAATATTGAAATTGTACCATTATACTTTGCTAAAGAAAGACCTTATGTAGAAAGAGAAGGTAATATTATTTGTGTTGATGATGACCGAATGAAATTATTACCTAACGAAGAACTAAAGGTAGGAAGTATTCGCTTTCGAACACTTGGGTGCTATCCATTAACAGGAGGTTGTGTTTCACATGCTTCAACACTTAATGAAATCATTAATGAAACTTTAGGTGCTGTTTGTTCTGAAAGATCGACACGTGTTATTGATAGTGAAGAAGTTGGAAGTATGGAAAGACGAAAAAGAGAGGGATATTTCTAA
- the cysC gene encoding adenylyl-sulfate kinase, protein MAQKDILKFITCGSVDDGKSTLIGHMLYDAKMIFTDQQQAIELASKISSENEDIDYSLLLDGLMVEREQGITIDVAYRYFATEKRNFIVADCPGHEQYTRNMAVGASFADLAIILIDASRGVLPQTLRHINICNLMGIKHFILAANKMDLIAYDQERFEMIVRDFTQHCANLEVETIHAIPVSATKGDNITKRSKNTIWYKGKTLFEYLETVVIHDQGANDTFLLPVQRVCRPDNTFRGYQGQLEAGNLTVGQNITIYPNRNHATVNRILIGSKDVDSALKGQGVTVCLDKEIDIARGDIISNNTKLITTDLLKAKILWMDHHELGVGQNYLFKCGTKLIPATIMSINHCIDLQTGKFLSARKVFMNDIAEVTIMLNNQITLDLFSKTESIGSFILIDRISHQTSACGTIIKELKRTDNIIWQDIDITREVRSNQKHQEPLTIWLTGLSGAGKTTVANALEKHLIAMGKHTILLDGDNLRHGLNKDLSFDESDRVENIRRVFEVAKLMNDAGLIVITSLISPYKKDRQKARKAIGDCFHEVYLSTSIEECERRDVKGLYQKARLNEITNFTGIQNPYEIPTNPEFEFDTEIISANDIAIEIIDKLIVKKE, encoded by the coding sequence ATGGCACAAAAAGATATACTAAAGTTTATTACATGTGGATCTGTTGATGATGGGAAATCTACATTAATTGGGCATATGCTTTATGATGCAAAAATGATTTTTACTGATCAACAACAAGCAATTGAATTAGCAAGTAAAATATCTAGTGAAAATGAAGATATTGATTATTCTTTATTACTTGATGGATTAATGGTAGAAAGAGAACAAGGAATAACAATCGATGTTGCATATCGATATTTTGCTACTGAAAAAAGAAATTTTATTGTTGCTGATTGTCCAGGACACGAACAATATACTAGAAATATGGCAGTTGGTGCATCATTTGCTGATTTAGCAATTATTCTAATAGATGCTTCTAGGGGAGTTTTACCACAAACTTTACGACATATTAATATTTGTAATTTAATGGGTATTAAGCATTTTATATTAGCAGCAAACAAAATGGACTTAATTGCTTATGATCAAGAAAGATTTGAAATGATTGTAAGAGATTTTACACAACATTGTGCGAATCTTGAAGTTGAAACAATTCATGCTATTCCAGTATCAGCGACCAAAGGTGATAATATTACAAAAAGATCTAAAAATACAATTTGGTATAAAGGGAAAACACTTTTTGAATATTTAGAAACTGTTGTTATTCATGATCAGGGAGCCAATGATACTTTCTTATTACCAGTACAACGAGTTTGTAGACCAGATAATACTTTTAGGGGTTATCAAGGACAATTAGAAGCTGGTAATTTAACTGTGGGACAAAATATTACTATTTATCCAAATCGAAATCATGCTACAGTAAATCGTATTTTGATAGGAAGTAAAGATGTAGATAGTGCTTTAAAAGGACAAGGTGTGACTGTTTGTTTGGATAAAGAAATTGATATTGCAAGAGGTGATATTATTTCAAATAATACTAAATTAATAACTACTGACCTTTTAAAAGCAAAAATATTGTGGATGGATCATCATGAATTAGGTGTTGGTCAAAATTATCTATTTAAATGTGGAACTAAATTAATACCTGCTACAATAATGAGCATTAATCATTGTATTGATTTACAAACAGGAAAATTCTTATCAGCAAGAAAAGTCTTTATGAATGATATTGCAGAAGTAACAATCATGTTAAATAACCAAATAACATTAGACCTTTTCTCAAAAACAGAAAGTATCGGGAGTTTTATCCTAATTGACCGTATTTCTCATCAAACTTCTGCGTGCGGGACTATTATAAAAGAATTAAAAAGAACGGATAATATTATTTGGCAAGATATTGATATTACCAGGGAAGTTCGTTCGAATCAAAAACATCAAGAACCATTAACTATTTGGTTGACTGGCTTAAGTGGTGCCGGTAAGACAACAGTTGCTAATGCATTAGAAAAACATCTAATAGCAATGGGAAAACATACTATTTTATTAGATGGAGATAATTTACGTCATGGTCTAAATAAAGATTTATCTTTTGATGAATCAGATCGTGTCGAAAACATAAGGCGAGTTTTTGAAGTTGCTAAACTTATGAATGATGCAGGACTTATTGTAATTACTTCTTTAATTTCTCCTTATAAAAAAGATAGACAAAAAGCTAGAAAAGCAATAGGTGATTGTTTTCATGAAGTTTACTTATCCACTTCTATTGAAGAATGTGAAAGAAGAGATGTCAAAGGCTTATATCAAAAAGCAAGATTAAATGAGATAACTAATTTTACAGGTATTCAAAATCCATATGAAATTCCAACAAATCCAGAATTTGAATTTGATACAGAAATTATTAGTGCAAATGATATTGCTATTGAAATAATCGATAAACTAATAGTAAAGAAGGAGTAA
- a CDS encoding DAPG hydrolase family protein encodes MNLDKYMSMKNCDIPKDIKQNIYNGNITKTQFKDKNDILEKEELRLECGCVKMDDESYLVSMYTPMPDVTKEMVSWWFWWHPQNSKRYQAWYPGEHKSISYAKKDLGYFQQKTTPEFQPNTQYPVERVGSLLAPLSIEFVQPNEFGFSKNIMEKQDVEVIICGHVGAFKGLIPNTEMSHVFFKTEKGLLLVSRFWLGKNVKNKILKKLLLTQKQAQGMADHCCVEYRNFNERIPLMYQEWLQDNA; translated from the coding sequence ATGAATTTAGATAAATACATGAGTATGAAAAACTGTGATATACCAAAGGATATAAAACAAAACATATATAATGGTAACATTACAAAAACTCAATTTAAGGATAAGAATGATATTTTGGAAAAAGAAGAATTACGACTTGAGTGTGGTTGTGTCAAAATGGATGATGAATCCTATTTAGTTTCAATGTATACACCGATGCCTGATGTTACTAAAGAAATGGTAAGCTGGTGGTTTTGGTGGCATCCACAAAATAGTAAACGATATCAAGCATGGTATCCTGGAGAACATAAAAGTATCAGTTATGCAAAAAAAGATTTAGGATATTTCCAACAAAAAACCACTCCTGAATTTCAACCTAATACACAGTATCCAGTAGAAAGAGTAGGATCATTGTTAGCACCATTAAGCATTGAATTTGTACAACCTAATGAATTTGGATTCTCTAAGAACATTATGGAAAAACAAGATGTGGAGGTCATTATCTGTGGCCATGTTGGTGCATTTAAAGGGTTAATTCCAAATACAGAGATGTCTCATGTTTTTTTCAAAACAGAAAAAGGTTTACTACTTGTTAGTCGGTTTTGGCTTGGAAAGAATGTAAAAAATAAAATACTAAAGAAATTGTTACTTACACAAAAGCAAGCACAGGGCATGGCGGACCATTGTTGTGTTGAATATAGGAATTTTAATGAAAGGATCCCTCTTATGTATCAAGAATGGTTACAAGATAATGCATAG